One region of Priestia megaterium genomic DNA includes:
- a CDS encoding MBL fold metallo-hydrolase produces MIQFIYHYLPFSKEVFIKLHKAGVNMLKKLTDHVYYFPHSEETDRPVLGLICGEKYSFLVDAGNSPAHASSFLEEVEKMGAPPIKGVAITHWHWDHTFGIHAMNKYTISHHLTKKKLAYLKTLRWDDDSLDKRVQEGEEIEFCRDMIKKEMPCRETLILREPDVTFHHHMEVDLGGITCCIQHIGGVHAQDSSVVYVPKEKVLFLGDCLCPDFYSGDWSYDKEDLERIQRELKKYDAQYYLSSHFDPETSEELWRDLNQLSAIGEIVGNEVDLEKACFQFECETYKKPTNEQKERIQYFVNGNVKRKSRELF; encoded by the coding sequence AGGTTTTTATTAAACTACATAAAGCAGGTGTAAATATGCTGAAAAAACTAACGGACCACGTTTATTACTTTCCTCATTCTGAAGAAACGGATCGGCCGGTGCTCGGGCTTATATGCGGGGAGAAGTATAGTTTCCTCGTAGATGCTGGGAATTCTCCTGCGCATGCATCATCATTTTTAGAAGAAGTGGAAAAAATGGGAGCCCCTCCAATCAAAGGAGTAGCTATTACGCATTGGCACTGGGATCATACATTTGGCATTCATGCAATGAACAAATATACAATCAGCCATCATTTGACGAAGAAAAAGCTGGCCTATTTAAAGACACTGCGCTGGGACGATGATTCCTTGGATAAACGCGTCCAGGAAGGGGAGGAAATCGAATTTTGCCGGGATATGATAAAGAAAGAAATGCCGTGTCGAGAGACGTTAATTTTACGGGAGCCGGACGTAACGTTTCATCATCATATGGAAGTTGACCTAGGTGGAATCACTTGTTGCATTCAGCATATTGGAGGGGTACACGCGCAGGACTCGTCCGTTGTCTACGTCCCCAAAGAAAAAGTACTGTTTTTAGGTGATTGTCTATGTCCAGATTTTTATAGCGGTGACTGGAGTTATGATAAAGAAGACCTTGAGCGGATTCAGAGAGAACTTAAAAAATATGATGCGCAGTATTATCTTTCATCTCATTTTGACCCTGAAACTTCTGAGGAACTTTGGAGAGATTTAAACCAATTGAGTGCGATTGGAGAAATTGTAGGAAATGAAGTCGATTTAGAAAAAGCATGTTTTCAGTTTGAATGTGAAACGTATAAGAAGCCAACAAATGAGCAAAAAGAGAGAATACAGTATTTTGTTAATGGAAATGTCAAACGTAAAAGCAGAGAACTGTTTTAA